In Elusimicrobiota bacterium, a single window of DNA contains:
- a CDS encoding SCO family protein — protein sequence MRRALIACVVLLSCACARKTGPLAVLPEFTMTSVGPDSAAPFGRKDLLGKVWIADFVFTRCAGPCPILSARLSKLGRELPPSVGLLTVAVDSEGDTPERLRRYARRYEAEPERWVFLRGSPSETYHLLYAGFRLPLSVNPSAPEEQRATHSSRFVLIDRSGAIRGYYDGLSDSDNAAIARDARRLLEVGS from the coding sequence ATGCGCCGAGCCCTGATCGCCTGCGTCGTCCTGCTGTCCTGCGCCTGCGCGCGCAAGACCGGGCCGCTCGCCGTGCTGCCCGAGTTCACGATGACCTCGGTCGGCCCGGACTCCGCCGCGCCGTTCGGGCGCAAGGACCTGCTGGGCAAGGTGTGGATCGCCGACTTCGTATTCACCCGCTGCGCCGGGCCCTGCCCGATCCTCAGCGCGCGGCTGTCCAAGCTCGGCCGCGAGCTGCCGCCGTCGGTCGGGCTGCTGACGGTGGCAGTCGACTCCGAGGGGGACACCCCGGAGCGCCTGCGCCGCTACGCCCGGCGCTACGAGGCCGAGCCGGAGCGCTGGGTGTTCCTGCGCGGCTCGCCGTCCGAGACCTATCACCTGCTGTACGCGGGCTTCCGCCTGCCGCTGTCGGTCAACCCGTCCGCTCCCGAGGAGCAGCGCGCGACGCACAGCTCGCGCTTCGTGCTCATCGACCGGAGCGGCGCCATCCGAGGCTACTACGACGGGCTCAGCGATTCTGACAACGCCGCGATCGCGCGCGACGCGCGGCGGCTCCTGGAGGTCGGTTCTTGA
- a CDS encoding heme-copper oxidase subunit III, with the protein MEAAITADADWREDEGGKVGLWLFILSEILLFGAFLASYVGTRLGNPECALGVVVWPEAGHLPGLAMAALNTVLLLTSSYTMVRAITRAERADRAGYRANMIATIVLGLGFLVVKSAEYALKVSHGYYPGSELAKASPGLSIFLSYYYMLTILHGLHIVAGLVWNGVALFASARAPMPAVARRAEYAGLYWHFVDVVWVFLFPLLYLI; encoded by the coding sequence ATGGAAGCAGCGATCACGGCGGACGCCGACTGGCGAGAGGACGAGGGGGGCAAGGTCGGCCTCTGGCTGTTCATCCTGTCGGAGATACTCCTGTTCGGCGCCTTCCTGGCGTCCTACGTCGGCACGCGCCTGGGCAATCCCGAGTGCGCCCTCGGCGTCGTGGTCTGGCCCGAGGCGGGCCACCTGCCCGGCCTGGCTATGGCCGCGCTGAACACCGTCCTCCTGCTCACGAGCTCCTACACCATGGTCCGCGCCATCACGCGCGCCGAGCGCGCCGACCGCGCGGGGTACCGCGCGAACATGATCGCGACCATCGTCCTGGGCCTCGGGTTCCTCGTCGTGAAGTCCGCGGAGTACGCGCTCAAGGTCTCCCACGGCTACTATCCGGGCTCGGAGCTGGCCAAGGCGAGCCCGGGGCTGTCGATCTTCCTGTCGTACTACTACATGCTCACCATCCTCCACGGCCTGCACATCGTCGCCGGCCTGGTCTGGAACGGCGTCGCGCTGTTCGCCTCCGCCCGCGCCCCGATGCCCGCCGTCGCGCGCCGCGCGGAGTACGCCGGCCTGTACTGGCACTTCGTCGACGTGGTCTGGGTGTTCCTCTTCCCGCTGCTCTACCTCATCTGA
- a CDS encoding isochorismatase family protein produces MKVLETRSAGPLGRLYLARLPGERGRLIEFVDTVEPGVPKDEKWVLMLSTQVGCVIGCRMCDGGAMGWRGNLTAGEIVAQVRRVVKDNPGLDARRHPKFKVHFARLGEPTLNPATPEALERLAQEWGGPGLTASISTVAPDAPTAAERLEEMREVKDRLYGGGRFQLQFSAHSTDEAVRRRVMRARPWSLERVADFGRRWRRPGDRKVTLNFALAPDQPLDPAVVARIFDPEHFLVKITPVNPTRASEASGSARQWHEAPPDVAAADAGLRGRGFSVILSPSTPEEIDAATSCGQLWSSALRDEARAGLRAAALESECYVVPDTMARKSRAWMGELSRFKPRGEALAAHRSGLLVVDLIDFFVDRNSPAYLPQSRAAVIGAARLLAAFRAAGRPVFFARHAHRDPASDGSLMTSWWAKTCRDGEPESLVTSALKPLPGETVLRKTRYSAFSNPRLARELRAAGVRDLVVCGLATNLCVESSVRAAFDLGLRTFVPADATVAHDEQLHLGALRSLAQGFSRVMLTDDIVAALPAE; encoded by the coding sequence GTGAAGGTCCTCGAGACCCGCTCCGCGGGGCCGCTCGGCCGGCTCTACCTCGCGCGCCTGCCCGGCGAGCGCGGCCGCCTCATCGAGTTCGTCGACACCGTCGAGCCCGGCGTGCCCAAGGACGAGAAATGGGTGCTGATGCTCTCCACCCAGGTCGGCTGCGTGATCGGCTGCCGCATGTGCGACGGCGGGGCGATGGGCTGGCGCGGCAACCTCACCGCCGGCGAGATCGTCGCCCAGGTCCGCCGCGTGGTCAAGGACAACCCCGGCCTCGACGCCCGCCGCCACCCCAAGTTCAAGGTCCACTTCGCGCGCCTGGGCGAGCCGACCTTGAACCCGGCCACGCCCGAGGCCCTCGAGCGCCTGGCCCAGGAGTGGGGCGGCCCCGGGCTGACGGCCTCGATCTCGACGGTCGCCCCCGACGCGCCGACGGCGGCCGAGCGCCTGGAGGAGATGCGCGAGGTCAAGGACCGCCTCTACGGCGGCGGCCGCTTCCAGCTCCAGTTCTCCGCGCACTCCACCGACGAGGCCGTGCGACGGCGGGTCATGCGCGCCCGCCCCTGGAGCCTGGAGCGCGTGGCCGACTTCGGCCGGCGCTGGCGCCGCCCGGGAGACCGGAAGGTGACCTTGAACTTCGCCCTCGCCCCCGACCAGCCTCTCGACCCCGCCGTGGTCGCGAGGATATTCGACCCGGAGCACTTCCTCGTCAAGATCACGCCCGTCAACCCGACGCGCGCCTCCGAGGCCAGCGGCTCCGCGCGCCAGTGGCACGAGGCGCCGCCCGACGTCGCCGCGGCGGACGCCGGCCTGCGGGGGCGCGGCTTCTCGGTCATCCTCTCTCCCAGCACGCCCGAGGAAATCGACGCCGCCACCTCCTGCGGCCAGCTCTGGTCGAGCGCCCTGCGCGACGAGGCGCGCGCCGGCCTGCGCGCGGCGGCCCTGGAGAGCGAGTGCTACGTGGTCCCCGACACGATGGCGCGCAAGTCCCGGGCGTGGATGGGGGAACTGTCCCGCTTCAAGCCCCGCGGCGAGGCCCTGGCCGCGCATCGCTCGGGACTGCTCGTCGTGGACCTCATCGACTTCTTCGTCGACCGCAACTCCCCGGCGTACCTGCCCCAGTCCCGCGCCGCCGTGATCGGCGCCGCGCGCCTGCTGGCGGCCTTCCGCGCGGCCGGACGCCCGGTGTTCTTCGCCCGCCACGCCCACCGCGACCCGGCGAGCGACGGGAGCCTGATGACGAGCTGGTGGGCGAAGACCTGCCGCGACGGGGAGCCGGAGTCTTTGGTCACCTCGGCGCTCAAGCCCCTTCCGGGGGAGACGGTCCTGCGCAAGACCCGCTACAGCGCCTTCTCCAACCCGCGCCTGGCCCGCGAGCTGCGCGCGGCCGGGGTCCGGGACCTCGTCGTCTGCGGCCTGGCCACCAACCTGTGCGTCGAGTCGTCCGTTCGCGCCGCCTTCGACCTGGGCCTGCGCACCTTCGTGCCCGCGGACGCGACCGTCGCCCACGACGAGCAGCTCCACCTTGGTGCGCTGCGCAGCCTCGCGCAGGGCTTCTCGCGCGTGATGCTGACCGACGACATCGTCGCCGCGCTCCCCGCCGAGTAA
- a CDS encoding NAD(P)/FAD-dependent oxidoreductase gives MSRAVNAWEAIVVGGGPAGLAAGLQLSRAGLRTVLLERGALGGQARRLGLIENAPGWPGGVSGRRLMAAFLRQAREWGLKTVKGELAGLSPGRGAQRLRLSDGRRLTARSVVLATGARFKPLPAPGAKRLSGRGVFHAAFDSAGRWRGRDVAVVGGGEAAVHQAVHLAASARRVTLVARGPLKAHRLLLSRLAALTNAEVFPGRVVRVEGRDRVEALVLREGREEPARLPVSAVFVLIGAEASPWARLDGRPGVFVAGDARGAVERQVAVAAGDGMAAAVRALRWLRETE, from the coding sequence GTGAGCCGGGCTGTGAACGCGTGGGAGGCGATCGTCGTGGGAGGCGGGCCCGCGGGCCTCGCCGCCGGCCTGCAGCTGTCCCGGGCCGGCCTGCGCACCGTCCTCCTCGAGCGCGGCGCTCTCGGCGGGCAGGCGCGCCGCCTGGGCCTCATCGAGAACGCGCCGGGCTGGCCGGGCGGCGTCTCCGGGCGCCGCCTCATGGCGGCCTTCCTCCGGCAGGCGCGGGAGTGGGGCCTGAAGACCGTGAAGGGCGAGCTGGCCGGCCTCAGTCCCGGACGCGGCGCCCAGCGGCTGCGCCTCTCCGACGGGCGCCGGCTCACGGCGCGCTCCGTCGTGCTGGCGACCGGCGCGCGCTTCAAGCCGCTCCCGGCCCCCGGCGCCAAGCGCCTGAGCGGACGCGGCGTCTTCCACGCGGCCTTCGACTCGGCCGGGCGCTGGCGCGGGCGCGACGTGGCCGTCGTCGGCGGCGGCGAGGCCGCGGTGCATCAGGCCGTGCACCTCGCCGCCTCGGCCCGCCGCGTCACGCTCGTCGCCCGCGGCCCGCTCAAGGCCCACCGCCTCCTGCTCTCGCGCCTGGCGGCCCTGACCAACGCCGAGGTCTTCCCCGGCCGCGTGGTCCGCGTCGAGGGCCGCGACCGCGTGGAGGCCCTCGTCCTGCGCGAGGGCCGCGAGGAGCCTGCCCGCCTGCCCGTGTCGGCCGTGTTCGTCCTGATAGGCGCGGAGGCCTCGCCGTGGGCGCGCTTGGACGGGCGCCCGGGCGTGTTCGTCGCCGGCGACGCGCGCGGCGCGGTCGAGCGGCAGGTCGCGGTGGCCGCGGGCGACGGCATGGCCGCCGCCGTGCGCGCGCTGCGCTGGCTCCGGGAGACCGAGTGA
- a CDS encoding Crp/Fnr family transcriptional regulator, which translates to MSTDQSQIAALLAKTPPFSGASEADIAALAAACSLHRFAPKAVVFSEGDRATAGWLIREGRVKILIFAGGTRTLQAESLGPGDLFGLYCRLGSRAPYTCTAVAEGELVAVRIPDRAFEALSHRSLAVSRCTAERCSERIRAIRNLVRFGRESVHERIVSTLLRMRERHGDVIPATRHELATWVGASQETVFRGLAVLRAKRILRTERGRIHILDAKKLLQAREETEA; encoded by the coding sequence TTGAGCACGGACCAGAGCCAGATCGCCGCCCTTCTCGCCAAGACGCCTCCGTTCTCGGGCGCGTCCGAGGCGGATATCGCCGCCCTCGCGGCGGCCTGCTCCCTCCACCGCTTCGCGCCCAAGGCGGTCGTGTTCTCCGAAGGCGACCGCGCGACCGCGGGCTGGCTGATCCGCGAAGGCCGCGTCAAGATACTGATCTTCGCGGGCGGCACGCGCACCCTTCAGGCCGAGTCGCTCGGGCCCGGCGACCTGTTCGGGCTGTACTGCCGCCTCGGCAGCCGGGCGCCCTACACCTGCACCGCCGTGGCGGAGGGCGAGCTCGTCGCGGTGCGCATCCCCGACCGGGCCTTCGAGGCCCTGTCCCACCGCTCCCTGGCCGTCTCGCGCTGCACCGCGGAGCGCTGCTCCGAGCGCATCCGCGCGATCCGCAACCTCGTGCGCTTCGGGCGGGAGAGCGTCCACGAGCGCATCGTCTCGACCTTGCTCCGGATGCGGGAGCGCCACGGCGACGTGATCCCCGCCACGCGCCACGAGCTGGCGACCTGGGTGGGCGCCTCCCAGGAGACCGTGTTCCGCGGCCTGGCCGTCCTGCGCGCCAAGCGCATCCTCCGCACCGAGCGGGGGCGGATCCACATCCTCGACGCGAAGAAGCTGCTCCAGGCGAGAGAAGAGACCGAGGCGTGA
- a CDS encoding radical SAM protein has product MNAPEAVRAVLARLGWVLRRRAEGGVLHFSVGRAGQSRALCGFSAPASAARALTPGSRLRAAPARGVRLRAGEKDGLVELRAALDLLVESLRRRAPRPARGAALAEAHEGQEGRDLLLRTTFACNQRCPFCFVPLTGRGADAASIERELDALARRAGPRGELTISGGEPAADPRLPRIVAAARARGFRRFVLQTNGVYLDRPGLLEELVRLGVRTYLFSFHSHVPAAYDAITGSRGQHARAAAGLGRLLRVPGLSVTVNVVVNARNYRDLPGLVDFVAALRGGRGRGRPGFYFSMINEAGHQKAPSWTVALEEAAPFLRRALARCRAAGLPVSRSGGESSFPACLTDRPARHASPRPLPQDRVRYAEAFPGEEGVIGRAKRPSCRECRYDRRCVGVPAPYAGLYGLGALRPVRAAA; this is encoded by the coding sequence GTGAACGCCCCCGAGGCCGTGCGCGCCGTGCTCGCCCGCCTCGGCTGGGTCCTGCGCCGCCGGGCGGAGGGGGGCGTGCTCCATTTCAGCGTCGGCCGGGCGGGCCAGAGCCGCGCCCTGTGCGGGTTCTCCGCCCCGGCCTCGGCGGCGAGAGCCCTGACCCCGGGGTCGCGCCTGCGCGCCGCGCCGGCGCGCGGCGTCCGCCTCCGGGCCGGCGAGAAGGACGGCCTCGTCGAGCTGCGGGCGGCGCTCGACCTGCTGGTGGAATCCCTCCGCCGCCGCGCGCCGCGGCCGGCGCGGGGCGCGGCTCTGGCCGAGGCCCATGAGGGGCAGGAGGGCCGCGACCTGCTCCTGCGGACCACGTTCGCCTGCAACCAGAGATGCCCGTTCTGCTTCGTGCCGCTGACGGGGCGCGGCGCCGACGCCGCGTCGATCGAGCGCGAGCTCGACGCGCTGGCGCGCCGCGCGGGCCCGCGGGGGGAGCTGACGATATCCGGCGGCGAGCCGGCCGCCGACCCGCGCCTGCCCCGGATCGTGGCCGCGGCGCGCGCGCGCGGCTTCCGCCGCTTCGTGCTGCAGACCAACGGCGTGTACCTGGACCGGCCCGGCCTGCTCGAGGAGCTGGTCCGCCTGGGCGTGAGGACCTATCTGTTCTCGTTCCACTCCCACGTGCCCGCCGCCTACGACGCGATCACCGGCAGCCGCGGTCAGCACGCCCGCGCCGCGGCCGGGCTCGGGCGCCTGCTGCGCGTCCCCGGCTTGAGCGTCACCGTCAACGTCGTCGTCAACGCGCGCAACTACCGCGACCTGCCCGGGCTCGTCGATTTCGTCGCCGCGCTGCGCGGCGGCCGGGGGCGCGGGCGGCCGGGCTTCTATTTCTCGATGATCAACGAGGCCGGCCATCAGAAGGCCCCCTCCTGGACGGTCGCGCTCGAGGAGGCCGCGCCCTTCCTGCGCCGGGCGCTCGCCCGCTGCCGCGCGGCGGGCCTGCCGGTCTCCCGCTCGGGAGGGGAGAGCTCCTTCCCGGCCTGCCTGACGGACCGGCCCGCGCGGCACGCGTCGCCGCGGCCGCTGCCCCAGGATCGCGTGCGCTACGCCGAGGCGTTCCCCGGGGAGGAGGGCGTCATCGGGCGCGCGAAGCGGCCGTCCTGCCGCGAGTGCCGCTACGACCGGCGCTGCGTCGGCGTCCCGGCCCCGTACGCGGGCCTCTACGGCCTGGGGGCGCTGCGCCCCGTGCGGGCGGCGGCGTGA
- a CDS encoding Rrf2 family transcriptional regulator has protein sequence MNTGCFNLNRGGEYAIAALTRLALESGGVPGKPIPVRVLAEAQAIPKSFLSKILELCTRHGLITSKSGANGGVALAKPAAEISLLDILEACEGPYHRADCVFYGERKCEGTDCVVFCPLREREEDVRVSLARTTLAEMAKSLEIHPLNNGPKKEQTHAAPDAARHARGGR, from the coding sequence ATGAACACGGGATGCTTCAATCTGAACCGGGGAGGGGAGTACGCCATCGCGGCGCTCACCCGCCTCGCGCTGGAGTCCGGCGGCGTGCCGGGCAAGCCGATCCCGGTGCGCGTGCTGGCCGAGGCGCAGGCCATCCCGAAGAGCTTCCTGTCCAAGATCCTGGAGCTGTGCACGCGGCACGGGCTGATCACCTCGAAGAGCGGCGCCAACGGCGGCGTGGCGCTGGCCAAGCCGGCGGCGGAGATCTCCTTGCTCGACATCCTCGAGGCCTGCGAGGGGCCGTATCACCGCGCGGACTGCGTGTTCTACGGCGAGCGCAAGTGCGAGGGCACGGACTGCGTCGTGTTCTGCCCGCTGCGCGAGCGCGAGGAGGACGTCCGCGTCTCGCTGGCGCGCACCACCTTGGCGGAGATGGCCAAGAGCCTCGAGATCCATCCGCTCAATAACGGTCCTAAAAAGGAACAGACGCACGCGGCGCCGGACGCCGCGCGACACGCTCGAGGGGGACGGTAA
- a CDS encoding cytochrome C oxidase subunit IV family protein has product MNQEIAPAALAGVEKDAAHSDDALDLGVYLALLALTVATVGAGHFTHGGRIMTVSLALIIAGAKASLIGFYYMGLRRERAMTYVILGIGAVAVGILVVGILPDLTFARF; this is encoded by the coding sequence TTGAACCAGGAAATCGCTCCCGCCGCGCTCGCCGGCGTCGAAAAGGACGCGGCGCATTCGGACGACGCCCTCGACCTCGGCGTCTATCTGGCCCTGCTGGCCCTGACCGTCGCGACGGTGGGCGCGGGGCACTTCACCCACGGCGGACGGATCATGACGGTCTCGCTGGCGCTGATCATCGCGGGCGCCAAGGCGAGCCTCATCGGCTTCTACTACATGGGCCTGCGCCGCGAGCGCGCGATGACGTACGTGATCCTCGGCATCGGCGCCGTCGCCGTGGGCATACTCGTCGTCGGGATACTGCCCGACCTGACCTTCGCCCGATTCTGA
- a CDS encoding ribonucleoside triphosphate reductase: protein MTTKLAETRELVSTLRSVNKRDGSCVEFDAAKIRSAIARAGAASGEFGDADAGPLTDKVIKVLSRRSGAGPLTIEKIQDVVEHVLISADHFKTARAYIVYREQHRKMRRDQKTVVDVESSINEYVNRLDWRINANANQGYSLGGLVLNVSGKVVANYWLNHVYSPEMGEAHRAGDIHIHDLDMLAGYCAGWSLRTLLQEGLNGVPGKVEAGPPKHMSSAVGQIVNFLGTLQNEWAGAQAFSSFDTYMAPFIRKDKLPYKEVRQCIQELIYNLNVPSRWGTQTPFTNLTFDWVCPEDLREKHPLIGGVEQPFTYGELQAEMDMINRAYIEVMITGDSKGRVFTFPIPTYNITADFPWESENADRLFEMTAKYGLPYFQNFVNSELKPNMIRSMCCRLQLDLRELLKRGNGLFGSAEQTGSLGVVTINCARLGHLHAGDEKALLGRLDELIDVARNSLEIKRKVIQRLMDDGLFPYTRRYLGTMRNHFSTIGVNGINEMIRNFSADAFDITAAEGHALAVRFLDHLRTRMVAIQEETGHMYNLEATPAEGTTYRFAKEDRKRFPGILQAGTADRPYYTNSSQLPVGFTDDPFEALERQDELQRKYTGGTVLHLYMGERVSSGQACKTLVKRALERFRLPYITITPTFSICPTHGYLDGEHPFCPKCDVERLAEKQRSAK, encoded by the coding sequence ATGACGACCAAGCTGGCGGAGACGCGGGAGCTGGTTTCGACTTTGCGGTCGGTCAACAAGCGCGACGGGTCGTGCGTCGAGTTCGACGCGGCCAAGATCCGCTCCGCCATCGCCCGGGCGGGCGCCGCCTCGGGGGAGTTCGGCGACGCCGACGCGGGGCCGCTGACCGACAAGGTGATCAAGGTCCTCTCCCGCCGCTCCGGCGCCGGCCCGCTGACCATCGAGAAGATCCAGGACGTCGTCGAGCACGTGCTGATCTCCGCCGACCACTTCAAGACGGCCCGCGCCTACATCGTCTACCGCGAGCAGCACCGCAAGATGCGCCGCGACCAGAAGACGGTCGTCGACGTGGAGTCCTCGATCAACGAGTACGTCAACCGCCTCGACTGGCGCATCAACGCCAACGCCAACCAGGGCTACTCGCTGGGCGGGCTGGTCCTGAACGTGTCGGGCAAGGTCGTCGCCAACTACTGGCTCAACCACGTGTACTCGCCCGAGATGGGGGAGGCGCACCGCGCCGGCGACATCCACATCCACGATCTCGACATGCTGGCCGGCTATTGCGCCGGCTGGTCGTTGAGGACTCTGCTTCAGGAAGGCCTCAACGGCGTTCCGGGCAAGGTCGAGGCCGGCCCGCCCAAGCACATGTCGAGCGCCGTCGGTCAGATCGTGAACTTCCTCGGCACCTTGCAGAACGAGTGGGCGGGCGCGCAGGCCTTCAGCTCCTTCGATACGTATATGGCTCCGTTCATCCGCAAGGACAAGCTCCCGTATAAAGAAGTGCGGCAGTGCATTCAAGAGCTGATCTACAACCTCAACGTCCCCTCCCGGTGGGGGACGCAGACCCCCTTCACGAATCTAACGTTCGACTGGGTCTGCCCCGAGGACCTGCGCGAGAAGCACCCGCTGATCGGCGGCGTGGAGCAGCCGTTCACCTACGGCGAGCTCCAGGCCGAGATGGACATGATCAACCGCGCCTACATCGAGGTCATGATCACCGGCGACTCGAAAGGCCGGGTCTTCACCTTCCCGATCCCGACCTACAACATCACCGCCGACTTCCCGTGGGAGAGCGAGAACGCGGACCGCCTCTTCGAGATGACGGCCAAGTACGGCCTGCCCTACTTCCAGAACTTCGTCAACTCCGAGCTCAAGCCCAACATGATCCGGTCGATGTGCTGCCGCTTGCAGCTCGACCTTCGAGAATTGCTCAAGCGCGGCAACGGCCTGTTCGGCTCGGCCGAGCAGACCGGCTCGCTCGGCGTGGTCACCATCAACTGCGCGCGCCTGGGGCACCTGCACGCGGGCGACGAGAAGGCGCTGCTCGGACGCCTCGATGAGCTCATCGACGTCGCCCGCAACAGCCTCGAGATCAAGCGCAAGGTCATCCAGCGCCTGATGGACGACGGCCTGTTCCCGTACACGCGCCGCTACCTCGGCACCATGAGGAATCACTTCTCGACGATCGGGGTCAACGGGATCAACGAGATGATCCGGAACTTCAGCGCCGACGCCTTCGACATCACCGCCGCCGAGGGCCACGCGCTGGCGGTGCGCTTCCTGGACCACCTGCGCACGCGCATGGTCGCCATCCAGGAGGAGACCGGCCACATGTACAACCTCGAGGCGACGCCCGCCGAGGGCACGACCTACCGCTTCGCCAAGGAGGACCGCAAGCGCTTCCCCGGCATACTCCAGGCCGGCACGGCCGACCGCCCCTACTACACCAACTCCTCGCAGCTGCCCGTCGGCTTCACCGACGACCCCTTCGAGGCCCTGGAGCGCCAGGACGAGCTGCAGCGCAAGTACACCGGCGGGACCGTCCTGCACCTGTACATGGGCGAGCGCGTCTCGAGCGGTCAGGCCTGCAAGACTTTGGTCAAGCGGGCGCTCGAGCGCTTCCGCCTGCCGTACATCACGATCACGCCCACGTTCTCGATCTGCCCCACTCACGGCTATCTGGACGGCGAGCATCCGTTCTGCCCGAAGTGCGACGTCGAACGCCTGGCTGAAAAGCAGAGGAGCGCGAAATGA
- the coxB gene encoding cytochrome c oxidase subunit II, which yields MKNKSAVAVIAALSALIAGALYVLFTRFPTMPLAASAQAAHVDSAWYGLLVVEGVIYALVMGFLLYCVFAFRAAKRTEQGEKFDGSRGRFVEVGWIAASIALTLSLAALGAHELRELIKDPSADIDIEVRASQFSWEFYYPQYKTFGAKLFMEKGKRHRLILTSKDVVHAFWVPEFRIKQDAVPGKAIPMILTPTKTGEYTLLCNQLCGRDHYDMLASVEVLEHEDFESSMKAEF from the coding sequence TTGAAGAATAAATCCGCCGTCGCCGTCATCGCCGCGCTCAGCGCCCTCATCGCCGGGGCGCTCTACGTCCTCTTCACCCGCTTCCCGACGATGCCCCTGGCCGCGTCCGCGCAGGCGGCCCACGTGGACTCCGCCTGGTACGGGCTGCTCGTCGTCGAGGGAGTGATCTACGCCCTCGTGATGGGCTTCCTGCTCTACTGCGTCTTCGCCTTTCGGGCCGCGAAGCGGACCGAGCAGGGCGAGAAGTTCGACGGCAGCCGCGGCCGCTTCGTCGAGGTCGGCTGGATCGCGGCCAGCATCGCGCTGACGTTGTCTTTGGCCGCGCTCGGCGCGCACGAGCTGCGCGAGCTCATCAAGGACCCCTCGGCCGACATCGACATCGAGGTCCGCGCCTCGCAGTTCAGCTGGGAGTTCTACTACCCGCAGTACAAGACCTTCGGCGCCAAGCTGTTCATGGAGAAGGGCAAGCGCCACCGCCTGATCCTGACCTCGAAGGACGTCGTCCACGCGTTCTGGGTCCCCGAGTTCCGCATCAAGCAGGACGCCGTGCCCGGCAAGGCGATCCCGATGATCCTGACGCCGACCAAGACCGGGGAATATACGTTGCTCTGCAACCAGCTGTGCGGCCGCGACCATTACGACATGCTGGCCAGCGTCGAGGTCCTCGAGCACGAGGACTTCGAGAGCAGCATGAAGGCGGAATTCTAG
- a CDS encoding anaerobic ribonucleoside-triphosphate reductase activating protein gives MAASSRNATYPALPKAPELRIGGLTPLSTTDYPGALAAVLFLQGCPWRCAYCHNPHLIPADAAPEREWGAARAFLRGRKGLLDAVVFSGGEPTLQDGLAAAMREVKAMGFKIGLHTGGAYPEKLGAVLPLVDWVGFDVKAPFERYEAVNGVPGSGGKALESLRLIVESGVDLECRTTVHAALISEHELVALSGSVFALGARKHVLQAFRPDGCRDAALLSSHDPVALSRLLTAAAAASPRVELRGV, from the coding sequence ATCGCCGCTTCTTCAAGGAATGCGACCTACCCCGCGCTTCCTAAGGCCCCCGAACTCCGCATCGGCGGACTGACGCCGCTCAGCACGACGGACTATCCCGGCGCGCTGGCGGCGGTCCTTTTCCTCCAGGGCTGCCCCTGGCGCTGCGCCTATTGCCACAACCCGCACCTCATCCCGGCCGACGCCGCGCCGGAGCGCGAGTGGGGAGCGGCGCGCGCCTTCCTGCGCGGCCGCAAGGGGCTTCTCGACGCCGTCGTCTTCAGCGGAGGCGAGCCGACCTTGCAGGACGGCCTCGCGGCCGCGATGCGCGAGGTCAAGGCCATGGGCTTCAAGATCGGCCTTCACACCGGCGGCGCGTATCCGGAGAAGCTCGGCGCCGTCCTGCCGCTGGTCGACTGGGTGGGGTTCGACGTCAAGGCGCCGTTCGAGCGCTACGAGGCGGTCAACGGCGTTCCCGGCAGCGGCGGGAAGGCGTTGGAGAGCCTTCGCCTTATAGTGGAAAGCGGGGTCGATCTCGAGTGCCGGACGACGGTCCACGCCGCGCTGATCTCCGAGCATGAGCTCGTCGCGCTGTCCGGCTCCGTGTTCGCGCTGGGCGCGCGCAAGCACGTGCTCCAAGCCTTCCGTCCCGACGGCTGCCGCGACGCGGCGCTGCTCTCCTCTCACGACCCGGTCGCTCTTTCCCGCCTTCTTACGGCGGCGGCCGCCGCCTCTCCCCGGGTCGAGCTTCGCGGCGTATAA